One Lytechinus variegatus isolate NC3 chromosome 14, Lvar_3.0, whole genome shotgun sequence genomic region harbors:
- the LOC121427404 gene encoding histone-lysine N-methyltransferase MECOM-like isoform X2, which produces MKYVRSAPKLENQNMVPVQVDGKVFYKAIHNIGTGEELLVLKDAAFPDQEGNPIQIIEEKQYECEECQNTFRSKVALRRHQKYACNNANAIFSTLNQEFKANAAMETTLPVTDESRANSMSECSDEKQEEVESRPNEEFSCNECGRTFHWKSDLIKHQATHFGDRMYPCENCGKCFSDPSNLHRHIRSQHEGARSHPCPECGKTFATSSGLKQHTHIHSSIKPFTCEVCLKSYTQFSNLCRHKRMHANCRTQLKCATCGQTFSTVTSLNKHRRFCHNAQVFNSQLNTSINSPHNNPSSGVLLRGNAPLLGMPPSSALYQAGLAQMWNANLQLSQQALMQNNLLSGSGNSNGVIRGPYPLTYPSLAAHPSLLTGNLTPSALASATESTNKNAKGMSTEEWLQHYTLGAGRDREGKDQTRKIKREKEDSEESEASVSTPCGSELDCSSYSDVESEADMEVTKARRVADFVKKEIPEDECMNESGKISPAASESSLQRNGSSEPIKAIASIADRFFSANSAGVGYGLLKMNPISRLGSNHSPPAFKKIDSPVKKLEQTFDPTKNLLKPHKPEERKVDEQPLDLSVPRPKTKSADLPDKEESHLRRPHIFGIPSSLISKTADIPVSVAFSYPGSLPLTMDPIYRVQNGHGPPPDKYQRMDNGEKVPAVPIPLPHFPPMPKIDFYAANKNLMKFRGLPSHQAYALNSTMMYSGSSPSDKMVIRSKDRYTCKYCGKLFPRSANLTRHLRTHTGEQPYSCKYCDRSFSISSNLQRHVRNIHNKEKPFKCPLCDRCFGQQTNLDRHLKKHESEDFSGDSQTPEKINGEDRPLPLKKSGDWSDELSEKDEAYFTEIKNFIGVAEMKARRDLMLREQEEKMAIDRSKDNIAKDEGGHPEREYDEGEPEEEKQRREMKLKLKLPFQESADHSKVMMETDLYRDDEDDSIPRTPDSEQDMQSEDAMSVSEYQDEDDKDDDASSTAQPDSLGGDDETGDLERSQINGRHSKLQAYSLMMALSEEERKKNILSKGQPLLCPPQHTAAVI; this is translated from the exons ATGAAGTACGTGCGCAGCGCCCCCAAGCTGGAGAATCAAAACATGGTGCCAGTACAGGTGGATGGCAAG GTCTTCTACAAGGCCATTCATAACATAGGCACGGGTGAGGAGTTACTCGTTCTTAAAGATGCAGCCTTTCCTGATCAAGAAGGAAACCCAATACAAATCATAG AAGAGAAGCAGTATGAGTGCGAAGAGTGTCAAAACACTTTCAGGTCAAAGGTCGCGCTGAGGAGACACCAGAAGTATGCTTGTAACAACGCCAACGCCATTTTCTCCACTCTCAATCAGGAGTTCAAAG cCAATGCAGCAATGGAGACTACCTTGCCAGTGACTGACGAGAGTCGTGCAAATTCAATGTCAGAGTGTTCAGACGAAAAACAGGAAGAGGTTGAAAGCAGACCCAACGAAGAGTTTTCTTGCAACGAATGTGGTCGCACCTTTCACTGGAAATCAGATCTTATCAAGCATCAGGCGACCCATTTCGGCGACAGGATGTACCCTTGCGAGAACTGTGGAAAGTGTTTCTCTGATCCCAGCAACCTGCACCGCCACATCCGCTCACAGCACGAGGGTGCCAGAAGCCATCCGTGCCCAGAGTGTGGCAAGACTTTTGCGACATCCAGTGGCTTGAAGCAACATACGCACATCCATAGCAGCATCAAGCCGTTCACCTGCGAGGTATGCTTGAAGTCCTACACGCAGTTTTCCAACCTCTGCCGACACAAACGCATGCACGCCAACTGTCGCACCCAACTTAAGTGTGCCACGTGTGGCCAGACGTTCTCTACGGTCACCTCGTTGAACAAGCACCGCCGTTTTTGCCACAATGCTCAGGTTTTCAACAGCCAGTTGAACACCTCGATCAATAGCCCTCACAACAATCCAAGCTCGGGTGTCCTCTTGCGCGGAAACGCCCCTCTCCTCGGGATGCCACCATCTAGCGCCCTCTATCAGGCTGGTCTTGCACAGATGTGGAATGCTAATCTGCAACTCTCCCAACAGGCCCTGATGCAGAACAACCTACTTTCTGGTTCCGGCAATAGCAACGGTGTTATCAGGGGACCATATCCTCTGACTTACCCATCTCTTGCAGCCCACCCTTCCCTCTTGACAGGAAACCTGACACCTTCCGCTCTTGCATCAGCCACAGAGAGTACCAACAAGAATGCCAAAGGGATGTCAACAGAGGAATGGCTGCAACACTACACGTTGGGTGCAGGAAGGGACAGAGAGGGTAAGGACCAGACTAGGAAGAtcaagagggagaaagaagataGTGAAGAGAGTGAAGCCTCGGTCAGCACTCCATGTGGAAGTGAGTTGGACTGCAGCTCCTACAGTGATGTTGAGAGTGAAGCAGATATGGAAGTCACAAAGGCCAGAAGAGTGGCTGACTTCGTCAAGAAAGAAATACCAGAGGACGAATGTATGAATGAAAGTGGAAAAATATCACCTGCAGCAAGCGAATCATCCTTACAGAGGAATGGTAGCAGTGAACCCATCAAAGCCATTGCATCCATAGCAGATAGATTCTTCAGTGCAAATTCAGCAGGTGTAGGTTACGGCCTTCTTAAGATGAATCCCATATCAAGGTTAGGCAGTAATCACTCCCCTCCAGCTTTCAAGAAGATAGACAGTCCAGTCAAGAAACTAGAGCAAACCTTTGACCCAACCAAGAATCTACTGAAACCCCACAAGCCTGAAGAAAGGAAAGTAGATGAGCAACCATTGGACCTGAGTGTACCAAGACCAAAGACCAAATCCGCTGATCTTCCAGACAAAGAAGAAAGCCACTTGAGGAGACCACACATTTTTGGTATCCCTTCTTCGCTCATTAGCAAAACAGCAGACATCCCTGTCAGTGTGGCTTTCTCTTACCCAGGATCACTTCCTTTGACCATGGACCCAATCTACAGGGTTCAGAACGGCCATGGACCCCCTCCAGATAAGTACCAAAGGATGGACAATGGAGAGAAAGTTCCTGCTGTCCCTATTCCACTACCTCATTTCCCTCCAATgcctaaaattgatttttatgctGCAAATAAGAATCTGATGAAGTTCAGGGGTCTCCCATCTCACCAAGCCTATGCTTTGAACAGCACCATGATGTATTCAGGGTCCAGTCCATCGGACAAGATGGTCATCCGCAGCAAGGATCGCTACACCTGCAAGTACTGCGGCAAGCTTTTCCCTCGATCGGCCAACCTCACTAGGCATCTGCGTACTCACACGGGAGAGCAGCCCTACTCTTGCAAATATTGTGACCGATCCTTTAGCATCTCCTCCAATCTTCAACGCCACGTCCGCAACATCCACAACAAGGAGAAACCCTTCAAGTGTCCTCTCTGCGATCGTTGCTTTGGCCAGCAGACCAACCTTGACCGCCACCTCAAGAAACACGAGAGCGAAGACTTCTCGGGAGATTCTCAGACGCCAGAGAAGATAAACGGTGAAGATAGACCACTCCCCTTGAAGAAAAGTGGTGATTGGTCCGATGAGCTCAGCGAGAAAGACGAGGCCTACTTCACTGAAATAAAAAACTTCATTGGAGTAGCGGAGATGAAAGCTCGACGGGATCTCATGCTAAGAGAACAAGAGGAGAAGATGGCAATTGACAGGAGCAAAGACAACATTGCAAAAGATGAGGGTGGCCATCCAGAAAGGGAGTATGATGAGGGTGAACCAGAAGAGGAGAAGCAACGACGCGAGATGAAGCTCAAGTTGAAGCTTCCATTCCAGGAATCTGCTGACCATTCCAAGGTCATGATGGAAACGGACCTGTACCGTGACGATGAGGATGACAGCATCCCTCGTACTCCGGACTCCGAGCAAGACATGCAGTCAGAAGATGCCATGTCTGTGTCTGAGTACCAAGACGAAGATGACAAAGATGACGATGCGTCTTCGACAGCCCAGCCGGATAGCTTGGGAGGAGATGACGAGACTGGAGACCTTGAAAGGTCGCAGATAAACGGACGACACTCAAAACTCCAGGCATATTCTCTTATGATGGCTCTGTCAGAAGAGGAGCGTAAAAAGAACATTCTATCCAAGGGACAACCATTACTCTGCCCTCCCCAACATACAGCTGCCGTTATTTAA
- the LOC121427404 gene encoding histone-lysine N-methyltransferase MECOM-like isoform X1: MIVDEFGKVKCWVDASEPGTGNWMKYVRSAPKLENQNMVPVQVDGKVFYKAIHNIGTGEELLVLKDAAFPDQEGNPIQIIEEKQYECEECQNTFRSKVALRRHQKYACNNANAIFSTLNQEFKANAAMETTLPVTDESRANSMSECSDEKQEEVESRPNEEFSCNECGRTFHWKSDLIKHQATHFGDRMYPCENCGKCFSDPSNLHRHIRSQHEGARSHPCPECGKTFATSSGLKQHTHIHSSIKPFTCEVCLKSYTQFSNLCRHKRMHANCRTQLKCATCGQTFSTVTSLNKHRRFCHNAQVFNSQLNTSINSPHNNPSSGVLLRGNAPLLGMPPSSALYQAGLAQMWNANLQLSQQALMQNNLLSGSGNSNGVIRGPYPLTYPSLAAHPSLLTGNLTPSALASATESTNKNAKGMSTEEWLQHYTLGAGRDREGKDQTRKIKREKEDSEESEASVSTPCGSELDCSSYSDVESEADMEVTKARRVADFVKKEIPEDECMNESGKISPAASESSLQRNGSSEPIKAIASIADRFFSANSAGVGYGLLKMNPISRLGSNHSPPAFKKIDSPVKKLEQTFDPTKNLLKPHKPEERKVDEQPLDLSVPRPKTKSADLPDKEESHLRRPHIFGIPSSLISKTADIPVSVAFSYPGSLPLTMDPIYRVQNGHGPPPDKYQRMDNGEKVPAVPIPLPHFPPMPKIDFYAANKNLMKFRGLPSHQAYALNSTMMYSGSSPSDKMVIRSKDRYTCKYCGKLFPRSANLTRHLRTHTGEQPYSCKYCDRSFSISSNLQRHVRNIHNKEKPFKCPLCDRCFGQQTNLDRHLKKHESEDFSGDSQTPEKINGEDRPLPLKKSGDWSDELSEKDEAYFTEIKNFIGVAEMKARRDLMLREQEEKMAIDRSKDNIAKDEGGHPEREYDEGEPEEEKQRREMKLKLKLPFQESADHSKVMMETDLYRDDEDDSIPRTPDSEQDMQSEDAMSVSEYQDEDDKDDDASSTAQPDSLGGDDETGDLERSQINGRHSKLQAYSLMMALSEEERKKNILSKGQPLLCPPQHTAAVI; the protein is encoded by the exons ATG ATTGTGGATGAGTTTGGGAAAGTGAAGTGCTGGGTCGACGCCAGTGAACCAGGGACAGGAAACTGGATGAAGTACGTGCGCAGCGCCCCCAAGCTGGAGAATCAAAACATGGTGCCAGTACAGGTGGATGGCAAG GTCTTCTACAAGGCCATTCATAACATAGGCACGGGTGAGGAGTTACTCGTTCTTAAAGATGCAGCCTTTCCTGATCAAGAAGGAAACCCAATACAAATCATAG AAGAGAAGCAGTATGAGTGCGAAGAGTGTCAAAACACTTTCAGGTCAAAGGTCGCGCTGAGGAGACACCAGAAGTATGCTTGTAACAACGCCAACGCCATTTTCTCCACTCTCAATCAGGAGTTCAAAG cCAATGCAGCAATGGAGACTACCTTGCCAGTGACTGACGAGAGTCGTGCAAATTCAATGTCAGAGTGTTCAGACGAAAAACAGGAAGAGGTTGAAAGCAGACCCAACGAAGAGTTTTCTTGCAACGAATGTGGTCGCACCTTTCACTGGAAATCAGATCTTATCAAGCATCAGGCGACCCATTTCGGCGACAGGATGTACCCTTGCGAGAACTGTGGAAAGTGTTTCTCTGATCCCAGCAACCTGCACCGCCACATCCGCTCACAGCACGAGGGTGCCAGAAGCCATCCGTGCCCAGAGTGTGGCAAGACTTTTGCGACATCCAGTGGCTTGAAGCAACATACGCACATCCATAGCAGCATCAAGCCGTTCACCTGCGAGGTATGCTTGAAGTCCTACACGCAGTTTTCCAACCTCTGCCGACACAAACGCATGCACGCCAACTGTCGCACCCAACTTAAGTGTGCCACGTGTGGCCAGACGTTCTCTACGGTCACCTCGTTGAACAAGCACCGCCGTTTTTGCCACAATGCTCAGGTTTTCAACAGCCAGTTGAACACCTCGATCAATAGCCCTCACAACAATCCAAGCTCGGGTGTCCTCTTGCGCGGAAACGCCCCTCTCCTCGGGATGCCACCATCTAGCGCCCTCTATCAGGCTGGTCTTGCACAGATGTGGAATGCTAATCTGCAACTCTCCCAACAGGCCCTGATGCAGAACAACCTACTTTCTGGTTCCGGCAATAGCAACGGTGTTATCAGGGGACCATATCCTCTGACTTACCCATCTCTTGCAGCCCACCCTTCCCTCTTGACAGGAAACCTGACACCTTCCGCTCTTGCATCAGCCACAGAGAGTACCAACAAGAATGCCAAAGGGATGTCAACAGAGGAATGGCTGCAACACTACACGTTGGGTGCAGGAAGGGACAGAGAGGGTAAGGACCAGACTAGGAAGAtcaagagggagaaagaagataGTGAAGAGAGTGAAGCCTCGGTCAGCACTCCATGTGGAAGTGAGTTGGACTGCAGCTCCTACAGTGATGTTGAGAGTGAAGCAGATATGGAAGTCACAAAGGCCAGAAGAGTGGCTGACTTCGTCAAGAAAGAAATACCAGAGGACGAATGTATGAATGAAAGTGGAAAAATATCACCTGCAGCAAGCGAATCATCCTTACAGAGGAATGGTAGCAGTGAACCCATCAAAGCCATTGCATCCATAGCAGATAGATTCTTCAGTGCAAATTCAGCAGGTGTAGGTTACGGCCTTCTTAAGATGAATCCCATATCAAGGTTAGGCAGTAATCACTCCCCTCCAGCTTTCAAGAAGATAGACAGTCCAGTCAAGAAACTAGAGCAAACCTTTGACCCAACCAAGAATCTACTGAAACCCCACAAGCCTGAAGAAAGGAAAGTAGATGAGCAACCATTGGACCTGAGTGTACCAAGACCAAAGACCAAATCCGCTGATCTTCCAGACAAAGAAGAAAGCCACTTGAGGAGACCACACATTTTTGGTATCCCTTCTTCGCTCATTAGCAAAACAGCAGACATCCCTGTCAGTGTGGCTTTCTCTTACCCAGGATCACTTCCTTTGACCATGGACCCAATCTACAGGGTTCAGAACGGCCATGGACCCCCTCCAGATAAGTACCAAAGGATGGACAATGGAGAGAAAGTTCCTGCTGTCCCTATTCCACTACCTCATTTCCCTCCAATgcctaaaattgatttttatgctGCAAATAAGAATCTGATGAAGTTCAGGGGTCTCCCATCTCACCAAGCCTATGCTTTGAACAGCACCATGATGTATTCAGGGTCCAGTCCATCGGACAAGATGGTCATCCGCAGCAAGGATCGCTACACCTGCAAGTACTGCGGCAAGCTTTTCCCTCGATCGGCCAACCTCACTAGGCATCTGCGTACTCACACGGGAGAGCAGCCCTACTCTTGCAAATATTGTGACCGATCCTTTAGCATCTCCTCCAATCTTCAACGCCACGTCCGCAACATCCACAACAAGGAGAAACCCTTCAAGTGTCCTCTCTGCGATCGTTGCTTTGGCCAGCAGACCAACCTTGACCGCCACCTCAAGAAACACGAGAGCGAAGACTTCTCGGGAGATTCTCAGACGCCAGAGAAGATAAACGGTGAAGATAGACCACTCCCCTTGAAGAAAAGTGGTGATTGGTCCGATGAGCTCAGCGAGAAAGACGAGGCCTACTTCACTGAAATAAAAAACTTCATTGGAGTAGCGGAGATGAAAGCTCGACGGGATCTCATGCTAAGAGAACAAGAGGAGAAGATGGCAATTGACAGGAGCAAAGACAACATTGCAAAAGATGAGGGTGGCCATCCAGAAAGGGAGTATGATGAGGGTGAACCAGAAGAGGAGAAGCAACGACGCGAGATGAAGCTCAAGTTGAAGCTTCCATTCCAGGAATCTGCTGACCATTCCAAGGTCATGATGGAAACGGACCTGTACCGTGACGATGAGGATGACAGCATCCCTCGTACTCCGGACTCCGAGCAAGACATGCAGTCAGAAGATGCCATGTCTGTGTCTGAGTACCAAGACGAAGATGACAAAGATGACGATGCGTCTTCGACAGCCCAGCCGGATAGCTTGGGAGGAGATGACGAGACTGGAGACCTTGAAAGGTCGCAGATAAACGGACGACACTCAAAACTCCAGGCATATTCTCTTATGATGGCTCTGTCAGAAGAGGAGCGTAAAAAGAACATTCTATCCAAGGGACAACCATTACTCTGCCCTCCCCAACATACAGCTGCCGTTATTTAA